One genomic region from Marmota flaviventris isolate mMarFla1 chromosome 6, mMarFla1.hap1, whole genome shotgun sequence encodes:
- the Tmem200a gene encoding transmembrane protein 200A, giving the protein MIATGGVITGLAALKRQDSARSQQHVNLSPSPAAQEQKPVRRRPRADVVVVRGKIRLYSPSGFFLILGVLISIIGIAMAVLGYWPQKEHFIDAETTLSTNETQVIRNQGGVVVRFFEQHLHSDKMKMLGPFTMGIGIFIFICANAILHENRDKETKIIHMRDIYSTVIDIHTLRIKEQKHMNGIYSGLMGESEVKQNGSSCPSRLAANAVASFSGLRSSFRMDSSVEEDELMLSENKSLGHLMPPLLSDSSVSVFGLYPPPSKTTEDKSSSSKKCETKSIVSSSISAFTLPVIKLNNCVIDEPSIDNITEDADNLKSRSRNLSMDSLVVPLPNTGESFQPASTMLPRNNSIGESLSTQYKSSVALGPGAGQLLSPGAARRQFGSNTSLHLLSSHSKSLDLDRGPSTLTVQAEQRKHPSWPRLDRSNSKGYMKLENKEDPMDRLLVPQAAIKKDFTNKEKLLMISRSHNNLSFEHDEFLSNNLKRGTSETRF; this is encoded by the coding sequence ATGATAGCCACTGGTGGAGTCATAACCGGCCTGGCCGCCTTGAAAAGGCAAGACTCTGCCAGATCACAGCAGCACGTCAACCTCAGCCCATCGCCGGCTGCCCAGGAGCAGAAACCAGTCAGGCGGCGGCCGCGGGCCGATGTTGTGGTTGTTCGCGGCAAGATCCGGCTTTATTCCCCATCTGGATTTTTCCTCATTTTAGGAGTGCTTATCTCCATCATAGGAATTGCAATGGCCGTTCTTGGATATTGGCCCCAAAAAGAACATTTCATCGATGCTGAGACAACATTGTCAACAAACGAGACTCAGGTGATTCGGAACCAAGGCGGCGTGGTAGTTCGTTTCTTTGAGCAGCATCTGCATTCggataaaatgaaaatgcttgGCCCCTTCACCATGGGGAttggcattttcattttcatctgtgCTAATGCCATTCTTCATGAAAACCGTGACAAAGAAACCAAAATCATACACATGAGGGACATCTACTCTACAGTCATTGACATCCACACGCTGAGAATCAAGGAGCAAAAGCATATGAATGGCATTTACTCGGGCTTAATGGGAGAATCAGAAGTGAAACAGAACGGGAGCTCCTGTCCCTCAAGATTGGCGGCAAACGCGGTTGCCTCTTTCTCAGGTTTGCGCAGCAGTTTTCGAATGGACAGCTCCGTGGAGGAGGATGAACTGATGCTAAGTGAAAATAAGAGTTTGGGACATCTCATGCCCCCTTTGCTCTCGGAcagctctgtctctgtctttggCCTCTATCCACCTCCATCCAAGACGACGGAGGATAAGAGCAGCAGTTCCAAGAAATGTGAAACCAAGTCAATTGTGTCATCATCCATCAGTGCTTTTACACTGCCTGTGATCAAGCTTAATAACTGTGTGATTGATGAGCCCAGTATAGACAACATCACTGAGGATGCTGATAACCTCAAAAGTAGGTCAAGGAATTTGTCAATGGATTCCCTTGTGGTCCCTTTGCCCAACACCGGTGAATCCTTCCAGCCAGCCAGCACAATGCTTCCAAGGAATAATTCCATCGGGGAGTCCTTGTCCACTCAGTACAAGTCCTCTGTGGCCCTTGGGCCTGGGGCTGGACAGCTCTTGTCTCCTGGGGCTGCTAGAAGACAGTTTGGCTCCAACACATCTTTACATTTACTCTCATCACACTCAAAATCCTTAGACTTGGACCGGGGTCCCTCCACTCTGACTGTTCAGGCGGAGCAAAGGAAACATCCAAGTTGGCCTCGGTTGGATCGAAGCAACAGCAAGGGATATATGAAACTAGAGAACAAAGAGGACCCCATGGATAGGTTGTTGGTGCCCCAAGCTGCAATCAAAAAAGACTTTACCAATAAGGAGAAGCTTCTTATGATTTCGAGATCTCACAATAACTTGAGTTTTGAACATGATGAGTTTTTGAGTAACAACCTAAAACGAGGAACTTCTGAAACAaggttttaa